Genomic DNA from Haloarcula marina:
CGCAGACGTTCGTCGACGGCGAGTTCGTCGGCGGGAGCGACATCCTAGAGCAGTTAGACGAGAACGGCGAACTGGAACAGACCCTGCAGGCGTAACCGTCGCTGGTCGCGTCGGGCGCGAAGAAAGCGGCTTTTCGGCGGTGAGCGGGTCGCGAGCGGCCGCGTCGGTCGGCGGCCGCCGCACTCGGCCAGTATCCTCGGTCAGCAGTCGTCAGTCGTCGTCTTTCATCTCGCCGAGGCGGTCGACGAGGTCGCTGGTCGACGCTTCGGTGTCGAACGACACCTCGCCGTCGTGGTCGTTCTCGTGGACGGCCACGCCGTCGTCGTCGTCCGTGTCCACGTTCTGGTCTTTCTGCTCGGACTCGTCGTAGCTACCAAAACCCATAGTAGGAGGGAGTGGCCTCGGCGACTAAAAACGGACGATGTCCACGCTCGTCGGCGAGCGGTATCGCGTCACACGCCCCCATCGAGTCCTCGCCGAAGTCGTCCCACGAAGCAAAGGTTCTTATCCGTGGTCGCTTATCGGCTAGATAACGACATTCGATAGCCGTTGTTCTTCGACGGCCGAAGTCTCCAATCGCAGTTTCCCGCATACATGAGTACCGCAGACGAGACACTGGAGAAGATTAAAGCACAGGTCGAAGCCGAGACGCCGGACGACATCACCATCGCGTCGGTCACTTTCGAGGGACCGGAACTGGTCATCTACACGCCCGACGCGAAGGAGATAGCCAATCGCGACGGCATCGTCCGGAACCTCGCACAGACGCTTCGCAAGCGTATCAACATCCGTCCGACGCAGACGGCGCTGGTCCCGCAGAACGAGGCCCGCGTCAAGATAGAGGAGACCATCCCGGAGAACGCCGGGGTGCAAAACCTCGATTTCGACGATTCGACGGGCGAGGTGTTCATCGAGGCGGAGAAACCCGGCCGCGTCATCGGTCGCCACGGCGAGACGCTGGACCAAATCGCCGCGAGCGTCGGGTGGACGCCCGAAGTCGTCCGCACGCCGCCGATGGAGTCCTCGACGGTGTCGAACGTCCGGAACTTCCTCAAGCAGGAACGCGACGAACGACGAGACATCCTCGAGCGCGTCGGTCGGCAGATAAACCGGCCCCTGACCGCCGACGACGACTGGGTCCGACTGACGACGCTGGGGTGTTGCCGGGAAGTCGGGCGCGCCTCGTTCATCCTCTCGACGCCCGAGTCCCGCATCCTCATCGACTGCGGCGACAAGCCGGGTGCGGAGGGGGAAGTGCCGTACCTGCAAGTCCCAGAGGCGCTGGCGGCGGGGCCGAACTCCATCGACGCCGTCGTCCTCACGCACGCGCACCTCGACCACTCCGCGCTCATCCCCATTCTGTTCAAGTACGGCTACGACGGCCCCATCTACACCACCGCGCCGACGCGGGACCTGATGGGTCTGCTCCAACTGGACTACCTCGACGTGGCCGCAAAGGAAGGCCGCGCGCCCCCATACGAGAGCCAGCAGGTTCGAGACGCGCTGAAACACACTATCCCGCTGGAGTTCGGCAACGTCACCGACATCGCGCCGGACATCAAACTCACCATGCACAACGCGGGCCACATCCTCGGCTCCGCAGTGTGTCACTTCCACATCGGCAAGGGCCGGTACAACGTCGCTTTCTCCGGGGACATCCACTACAAAGACACCCGCCTGCTGGACGGCGCGGTCAACGACTTCCCCCGTGTCGAGACGCTCGTCCTCGAATCGACCTACGGCGGGAAGAACGACTATCAGACGGACCAGAAGGACTCCGAGCGCGTCCTCAAGCGCGTCATCAACGAGGCCCACGAGAAGCAGGGCCACATCCTCATCCCCGCCTTCGCCGTCGGTCGCTCCCAAGAGTTGATGCTCGTCTTAGAGGAGGCGATGCGGAAGGGCGACATCCCGACGATGCCCGTCTACCTCGACGGGATGATTCGCGAGGCGACGGCCATCCACACCGCCTACCCCGAGTACCTCCGGGAGAGCCTCCGCAACCGCATCCTCTACGAGGACGAGAATCCCTTCCTCGCCGAGCAGTTCCAACAGGTCGACGGCGGCGAGGAGATGCGACAGGACATCGTCGACGAGGAACCCGCCATCATCCTCACCACCTCGGGGATGGTCACCGGCGGCCCCGTCATGTCGTGGCTCCGCTTCCTCGGCGGCGACCCGGACAACACGATGGTCTTCGTCGGCTATCAGGCCGAAGGGACCCTCGGACGGCAGATTCAGCGCGGCCAGGACGAAATCACGCTCGGGGACACCAGCGGTCCGCGGGCGGAGCGTGTCAGTCTGAAGATGGACGTAGAGACGGTTGACGGCTTCTCCGGCCACGCCGACCGGCAGGGACTGGAGAC
This window encodes:
- a CDS encoding beta-CASP ribonuclease aCPSF1; translation: MSTADETLEKIKAQVEAETPDDITIASVTFEGPELVIYTPDAKEIANRDGIVRNLAQTLRKRINIRPTQTALVPQNEARVKIEETIPENAGVQNLDFDDSTGEVFIEAEKPGRVIGRHGETLDQIAASVGWTPEVVRTPPMESSTVSNVRNFLKQERDERRDILERVGRQINRPLTADDDWVRLTTLGCCREVGRASFILSTPESRILIDCGDKPGAEGEVPYLQVPEALAAGPNSIDAVVLTHAHLDHSALIPILFKYGYDGPIYTTAPTRDLMGLLQLDYLDVAAKEGRAPPYESQQVRDALKHTIPLEFGNVTDIAPDIKLTMHNAGHILGSAVCHFHIGKGRYNVAFSGDIHYKDTRLLDGAVNDFPRVETLVLESTYGGKNDYQTDQKDSERVLKRVINEAHEKQGHILIPAFAVGRSQELMLVLEEAMRKGDIPTMPVYLDGMIREATAIHTAYPEYLRESLRNRILYEDENPFLAEQFQQVDGGEEMRQDIVDEEPAIILTTSGMVTGGPVMSWLRFLGGDPDNTMVFVGYQAEGTLGRQIQRGQDEITLGDTSGPRAERVSLKMDVETVDGFSGHADRQGLETFVETMHPRPEKVLCVHGDESSTNQLSSALYQKFNMRTFNPKNLETFRFV
- a CDS encoding DUF5786 family protein, which produces MGFGSYDESEQKDQNVDTDDDDGVAVHENDHDGEVSFDTEASTSDLVDRLGEMKDDD